Sequence from the Esox lucius isolate fEsoLuc1 chromosome 6, fEsoLuc1.pri, whole genome shotgun sequence genome:
CTAGAATGTTGTCAGCATTCTAGAACGTCGCTGGCCCCATTGCTCTTTGCTCAGCACATCCACACGGTCAGTCAGTCCTGTTTGTGACAAGAGAATAATCCCATTACATAAGAAGAGTGGTGCTGGAGTGGGGCACAGTGCATAGTGCGATGCCACTGACTGGATACGTGatgctgtatttgtgtgtcaaCTGAGGATCGCACCAAGTCCCAGGCTTGGCAGGGTGAGAGGTGTTACAGCAGGGCGCTGCTGGGATAAACCCCAGGAAGAGGAGAGGTAATGACATTCTGAGCTGCTAGGCAGAGTAGCAGGTCACAGGGTAGGGTAGGGTTGGAGTATGGAGAGGCCAAAGAGCGGGCCTGCATGATGGGGTTGGATGGCCCCAAAAAATATGTTAAGGTCTTTCAGAAGTACACTCACATAACACCCTCAATGGGCAGCCAAAGCTGAGGCCTCCACACTTTTACTCTTCTCCACATGAGTGCGCTGCTGCTCCATTTGGTGCCGCCGTCCTTTTTGCCGGACAGCGTAAGCTgagccagcctagaagagcgaatgtttgTTACTGAATGTCTGACTGACTAACCcctgttaaatagtgtagtgtttAGAGACGCGGGCTATGGAAAAACAGGTCCTGTGTTTAACTCCCGTCACAATCAcaacacattatgcctgaggatttgttcaggacctacaaaaacttcgctggctacgcgattctcttgtcttttttttgcgtcacctgtattgatagatactgtatcaatgtgaTTCAGGAATGGCTAATTGGCTGTTAAAACGGGCAGTGGCAAAGggggatttgttcaggatagacaaaaaccttacCTGCCTACaaacttcagtagctatgttataggaagcctaaaattaaaatgttcactgttATATTGTAACTATTTCAGGTGTATTTTCGAATAATGTCTTagcatttgttcaggatggaaaaAAACCTTTCTgaactaggcttacctggtttttatttttattttgtaatatccAATTGTACTCAAGACTACTCTGTCTCGTAACGACAACCGCAGTCGGATTTAAGAGTTAAAGCAAGGTGCCTTAGCCACTAGAGATGAGGCCAGTAAACCCCTGCTGTCAACACATTGCGTTCTACAGGCGATCCTGCTAATTTGCATCCCACATGGGGCTTCCCAGCCAGCAGGTCTCAAAACTAAACCGTGGTGGTTGAGCTGGTGCAACGGACGAGCTGTAGCGTGTACGGTTATAATGAGTACGACGACGCTTGATGTTGCATTCAAAGATGCCAGTTATATGAAGTGTTGTCATATGAAGAGTAAAACAGGAATCCCGTTTATGGTCGCTGGcatgttttaaaacatgaaacaataaGCAAACATCCCAAATGGGATAACTGAGATGACTGTTAATGTTACATATGGTTTTACCAACAAGCTTGTTTCAACAACAGGATTCAAATCACCATGCATGGTTTCCCATCTGCAGTGTTTAAGCCAATGTCCAGATTAGAATGAGATACTGTAAGAATGGGAAAATAACTTAAATGCCAATGCAGAATGTGATGGGAAAGACACTCTTTAAGTCAAGCATTATAAAGTTGTAAGGCTAACGTTTTTGACACTTCTTTTGCATCAGTAGGGGTGGTGTCTGAGTTAATCATGCAAGAGTTTAGTATAAAGTAGGAATTGATTAACACCCCAAAATGTTGGAGTATAGCAGACAATTTAAAACggtaataaaaaatgtaattgtaagaTAGATGATAATAATGAAGGATAACTATGCTCCAAATATCTAATGGTTAGTGCAAATGTCTTCTTTAATACTAGGGcacttgtttttaaaataataaaatatagagATCATTATAAATTGACATGctttattcaaaacattaatatGCAACATTTGATCAAATCTTGTTACAAGCAATAACAAAAAGACCTGGGGAAAAAAGTTACACTTCAATAACAATAACTTCTAAAGCGATCTGCCAATCTACCAAAATACCACATGTGAAACACAGCAACAATGGTTCTCTCTTCCTTTGTGAGGATCAGTGTCTAGGCACTAAGTCTACACCCTATGCTGAACACTGTTCGCTGCTCACACTTGAGATGGACCAAGATACATTTAGTGCATTtcagttaaaaaatatttacaaattaaaAGCTAACACTAGAACTTATATCAGAACTTcagaaataacaacaacatatcCATGAATGCAGATGTTTAGAGAAACAATCCATAGTTTGAATGTGCTCATTGTGCTGACAATTGGACCCTTATCGCCCTCTAGTGGGTCAGAAGTACTGACAGCACTGTAATGTAATCAACAGCATAGTGTTATGACAACTACACCATCAACTAGATCACACTGATTTGGTGAGGTtcacactgtaaaaaaatatattaatattattataaccATTATATATTACTATTAAAATACCATTGTGCATATccagaattattattatttcttactTTTTATTGATATTCAGCTGCTAAGTAGGCAAGACATCTGACCAGCAAGTAAATTTATATTAGGatatataacatattttttggCTTTACTTGTCATTACTTACTTTAATTAGGGAGCCCTGAATGAAGCAGCAGAAGTTATCTGCAGTTAGCCATTTCGGGAGATTGCACTCTAGCAACGTCTTGTGGCAGCTTGCGGTGTCTGTGAGCTGAATCAAGCATGAAGACCGGAGAACGAGTTCCCTCTGGCATGCAAGACTTCCACCACAGACCTCCTGGTTTATATGGAGCTGTGGTCCAATGGGAACACTCCTGGTTTATATGGAGCTGTGATCCAATGGTGACACTCCTGGTTTATATGGAGCTGTGGTCCAATGGTGACACTCCTGGTTTATATGAAGCTGAGGTCCAATGGGAACACTCCTGGTTTATATGGAGCTGTGGTCCAATGGGAACACTCCTGGTTTATATGGAGCTGTGGTCCAATGGGAACACTCCTGGTTTATATGGAGCTGTGGTCCAATGGGAACACTCCTGGTTCCTTGGACATATGTGGCTCACATGATGGAAACTTGGGTTCAATAACCGTCTCTACACCCCTATATCTTTTACTCACCTGTCTCCCTTTAGTTCTGACAGACATTAAAAAGTAATACATAAGGAAAGagattcatataaaaaaaaaagctgatcCATAATTTAGCTTTTGCATTGACCCTCACCCAAAAGGGTATTTTACTGTtcaaatgttaatatatttaaaaaaaaattggattactgtgtgtaaataaagccaaAAAAAGTCTGATTTTATGTGTTATCATTTAAAGTAACAAAAGGTGAAAATCTGGAAAGCAGGTGGtgattttctatacccacttcATACAAGGAAAAGTGACGACCCAAGAATCaaaccttgaggaacaccaataAATACCACTAGTGGTGTGGATAGCATCTTGAGAAATTGTTTTAGAAACCAGGGTGGGCAGTCCTCTGAGACCTTCATAAAATTACATACTTAACAAAATGATGTTATTTCACCTTCTGCTTAAAGTAAATAGCACTATTCTTTCGGTACAAACATTGCATAATAAACTGAGAGCATTCATCATTGATGGCAGACATCTTTATTCAAAGTGTTgtttatcattaaaaaaaagcagGTTGGTTGGGTGGAgggacagccagacagacagaaagagagacagaacagcCACAAATACAAACCCCACTTAAAAAGAGAGCAAAAAAGCGGTCCTACATTATGGTTTGCCTGTTGTGGACGTTTGTATAATCATGTTGTAAAATCAGATGTTACAACTCTGTTTGAAATAGAGATTGTTTGCAGTTAAGCTGATTCACTTCTGTTCAGTGACTGGCCTGATTttcattgtaatggttttcaGAGAATATGTATGGCCTTTCCATGTCTGCCAGTTGATCCCAATACCAAAGGTGGATTCACCCCATGCATATATCCCATTGGGGTTAGTGTAATGGCAGTCTTTGTACCAAAAGGCTCCCCAGTAGATTTGGGCACAGTTGCCGCTGTTAACATCCTGGTCTTTATCCAACGTTGTAAATTTCTGACCGTTTTGATAAGTTAGAGAATCTCCTGAGAAGAAAGTAAAAGCACCATGTTAATTGGAAAGTGTTGACCCTTGTAGACAACACTTGGATTATTTCCGTGAACTCCATGTAACCTAATAGCAACGTCTTGCACAATAACAGCTGTCACCCACCTGCTCCTCCATCTTTGAAATCTCCTAATGTTAGTTTGTACCCTTCAGCCTCTGGTCCAACAGAGAAGGTGGAGTACTGGGCAAAGACCTTCTTCCCCTCAAAGTCCTCCATGTCCACTCTCAACTCATACTTACTAGTCTTGGTCAGGAGATGCATCGTCTCCAGTCCTGGAGAACATTACCAACATAGAAAGACTCTGTATTGTCTGAATACAATGAGAATTGGCCTTAAAGGAACCCAGACAAACAAGTTAAAGTCATTTGAGAAACAAGGTTCTAAGAAGAGAACATTCTGTAGGTTACTATTTAAACCAGTTCTTACCCAGCCAGTACTCTCCAGCAGCACTTCCAAAACCCCTCTTGTACTCATCCCACTTCCTGTAGAAGTTTACTGATCCATCCTGTCTTTTCTGAATCACCTGTTTTAGAGGCAGAGTGTTTCATTGACTGACTGGTTTGAATTGTAAATTGTGTTAATAAACAATagtaacaaaacatttctacagCAATGTATCTTGGTCCAGGAATAACTAGTACTGAAATCCAGAGAAAATGCTTGTATTCTTAAAGACTGGTACAGATGTTGGATACTGACCGTCCACTTTCCCAGATATGCGCCACCCTCCATGGACATGTCACAGAACACCTGGACAGGTGAGGTGGGTCCAGCAGGGTAGATGGTGTAGACCCCGTTCTGTCCAAAACCTGTCTTGTAGATGTCATTGCAGTCCACTGGATTCAGGGAGGACTGTACCACCATGGGGACCAGTAGAACCAGCAGCAACCTGAACTGCACCACAGGGTAGATGGATCTGTTAGCAGTTGATATGTAAATCCAGTATAGTCTCTGTTCATTAGTTAAAATGTCACTTATTCACATTAGTTACAGAGTTtcattttgacattatggatttttttttgtgttgatctgtGCCAAAAACACCTAATCAAATCAATTAGGATTTCATTTTGTAACACAAAAAAGTGTGGAAATGTCCCATCAGTATAAATACTTTGCATTTTCTTAATGACTTGGTTTAATACATACCATCATTCTGTTTGCCTTCCAATGAATCTTCTGATAACTTGTACTCTGTATActgaaaggaaaacatttaaaaacattcaccAGCTGCTGATGAATTAATACTAATAATCAACAGTCAATATCATATTCACTTTATACTCTGTAAACAAGTAAACAAACAGAACTCTCATTATataatcagatttattttgacTGAACTGATTGGTAAATGTGTTCTACTCCGAATTGATGTCGTCTTGCAGACCGTTTCAACATTACATGTTGCATTGCATTATTCTTGCATGGGATCGTCTGTGCAGCATGGCTGGGGAGATGATTAATTCCAAACTCCCAGGGTAGCTGCGCCTCAAAAACCGTCTAGAGTTAACATCGAGTAGGCTATGTGGAGTAAGCAAGAAGCACGGTAGCCTCATAGTATCACATAAGTTGAGCCAAAAGACAAACTAGATTCTCTCAATTGTAGAACTAGAATTGTAGTATATAAtcattttttaaacagttttagtCATTAGAAGGTGCATTTCTGGGATATTGTGCAAAATTGGAAAGGAGGGACAAACATAACCTCTGTTCCAtattgttgtattttaaatgattgGTAACACTATATTTTGGGgatcccaatttccatctgtagatgttctatagatagtaattctatcaacaaactttcaacaaactaTCTGCTGATAAGCAACTTAGGATAAGGTTTAGAATAAGATTTAGGGAAAGGGTTAAGGGTGGGGTCAGAAtattggttaaggttaggattaggattagtagatagttaaaatgttactggtAGTTATTAGACCATCTGTAGAGTAACGATAGAAAATGTTTAGGGACTCTCAAAAGGAAGTGTTACCAAATTATTTTAGTCGATGTATTCAATAAAGAGAAATGTTGGTATTTAGCTCAGAAAATAGAAAGACAATACATCAACTCACCTAAATTGTCAAAGTCTTTTCAGGAGAATTCCAAGATAAACGCCTCGTACAATAATTTCCCTGGGCCCCACTGTTTCAGAGACAAAAGAATGTTGCCGCATTCCATTTCCTGATCCACAACTCTTTTTTTAAGGAAATCCAGAGAACTTTGCAATACTGGGCACATTTCTGGTCCAACCCTCTTATGTATCTAAACCCAGAGGATCTTGCAACACTATACTACCATGTAACTGATAGTTCCAAAAAAGCTGGAGTTATGAAAGATTTTCTGACCGTTTCCAATAATCCTCCTAACACATTAAACTGTGTtctttaacacaacacatttggTGGAGTTGGGAGTACCGCAGTGCATCTGACTAGAGGTTCAATGTTTTTGACTGAAAAAATATTGTCAGCGTGACAAGAACCAGAAAAGCATTGCATGTACTTCGGAAGAGATATATCTAGACATAAATCATCTGAGTTCGTTGGGGGGAAAACGACAAGAAGATTGATTCACGTAATGATGATTGTAAGACTATCAGCTACAGCTCCACAACTCCAAACTACAATCCGTAGGTGCGAGGAGGACATGCAGCAGTATAATAAACCTGCTTTGCGTTCTACAGGCGATCCTGCCAATTTGCATCCCACATGGGGCTTCCCAGCCAGCAGGTCTCAAAACTAAACCGCGGTGGTTGAACTGGTGCAACGGACGAGCTGTAGCGTGTACGGTTATAATGAGTGCGACCACGCTTGATGTTGCATTCAAAGATGCCAGTTATATGAAGTGTTGTCATATGAAGAGTAAAACAGGAAACCCGTTTATGGTCGCTGGcatgttttaaaacatgaaacaataaGCAAACATCCCAAATGGGATAACTGAGATGACAGCTAATGTTACATATGGTTTTACCAACAAGCTTGTTTCAACAACAGTCAAATCACCATGCATGGTGTCCCATCTGCAGTGTCTAAGCTGCAATGGTGTCCCATCTGCAATGTCCAGATTAGAATGAGATACTGTTGTTTAGAATGGAAAAATAACTTAAATGCCAATGCAGAATGTGATGGGAAAGACACTCTTTAAGTCAAGCATTATTCTTAAAGTTGTAAGGCTAACGTTTTTGACACTTCTTTTGCATCAGTAGGGGTGGTGTCTGAGTTAATCATGCAAGAGTTTAGTATGAAGTAGGAACTGATAAACACCCCAAAATGTTGGAGTATAGCAGACAATTTAAAACggtaataaaaaatgtaattgtaagaTAGATGATAATAATAAAGGATAACTATGCTCCAAATATTTAATGGTTAGTGCAAATGTCTGCTATAATACTAGGGcacttgtttttaaaataataaaaaaaaaattgagatcATTATAAATTGACATGctttattcaaaacattaatatGCAACATTTGATCAAACCTTGTTACAAGCAATAACAAAAAGACCTGGTGAAAAAAGTTACACTTCAATAACAATAACTTCTAAAGCGATCTGCCAATCTACCAAAATACCACATGTGAAACACAGCAACAATGGTTC
This genomic interval carries:
- the LOC106024329 gene encoding microfibril-associated glycoprotein 4 is translated as MMFRLLLVLLVPMVVQSSLNPVDCNDIYKTGFGQNGVYTIYPAGPTSPVQVFCDMSMEGGAYLGKWTVIQKRQDGSVNFYRKWDEYKRGFGSAAGEYWLGLETMHLLTKTSKYELRVDMEDFEGKKVFAQYSTFSVGPEAEGYKLTLGDFKDGGAGDSLTYQNGQKFTTLDKDQDVNSGNCAQIYWGAFWYKDCHYTNPNGIYAWGESTFGIGINWQTWKGHTYSLKTITMKIRPVTEQK